From Vitis vinifera cultivar Pinot Noir 40024 chromosome 3, ASM3070453v1, the proteins below share one genomic window:
- the LOC100251550 gene encoding pathogenesis-related leaf protein 4, whose translation MGKTSLALLCLLGLALAHLSHAQNTPQDYLTAHNAARAEVGVQPMTWDKKLANYASQYVSEKLIGDCNLEHSGGPYGENLAARGATDFDGADAVKMWVSEKPYYNYDSNSCVGGECGHYTQVVWNTSVNVGCARVLCKNGEWWIVSCNYDPPGNYFGERPYIKKGST comes from the coding sequence ATGGGCAAGACATCACTGGCCCTTCTATGCCTCCTTGGCTTAGCCCTAGCGCATCTCTCCCATGCCCAAAACACCCCACAAGACTACCTTACCGCCCACAACGCCGCGCGGGCAGAGGTTGGAGTCCAGCCCATGACATGGGACAAAAAGTTAGCTAACTACGCATCGCAATATGTTAGTGAGAAGCTGATTGGTGACTGCAATCTTGAACACTCAGGAGGGCCTTATGGTGAGAACCTGGCTGCAAGGGGTGCTACTGACTTTGATGGCGCTGATGCAGTGAAGATGTGGGTGTCTGAGAAGCCTTATTATAACTACGACTCTAACTCATGCGTTGGAGGAGAGTGTGGACACTACACTCAGGTTGTGTGGAACACTTCAGTGAATGTGGGGTGTGCAAGAGTGTTGTGCAAGAATGGGGAATGGTGGATTGTTAGCTGCAACTACGACCCACCAGGCAACTATTTTGGAGAACGTCCTTATATTAAGAAAGGTTCTACATGA